CACTGACGCTGGTGCCGCTGGTCCGCTCCGAGCTGGACGAGCTGGAGCTGAGCCTGATCCTGATGGCCCGCGGCCGGGGCATGACGTGGGCGGAGATCGCGTTCGGACTGGGCCTGGGCAGCGCACAGGCGGCGGCCCAGCGTCACGAGCGTCTGACCAGCCGCACCGAGCAGCGTCCCGAGCCGTCGTCCTGATGCTCGCCGGGGCCGCGGCGGCCCCGGCGAGCATGGCCACGGAGATCCGGGGCATCCCGATCGGGCAAATCGTCCAAATCCGGGAGCTAGTGATGAAGACCCGTCGCCGTTCACTCACCGCGTCCGCGCTCGCCGGGCTCGTCGCCGTCGTCGCGCTGAGCGCCACCGGCGCGGTCGGGATCTCCGTGGCCGCCACCGCCGACGCCGCCGACCGGCGCCTCAACGCCCAAGACCGGCTGTTCCTCCGCGTTGCGCACCAGGCCAACCTGGCCGAGATCAGCGCCGCACGAATCGCGCTGTCCAACGCCTCCGCACCGGTCGTGCGCGACCTGGCCCATCGCTGGATCGCCGACCACACCGCGCTCGACCGGTCGGTGACCAGCACCGCCGCCGCGCTGGACGTCCAGCTACCCGGCCCGACCGCCGAGCAGGAGGAACTCGCCGACCGCTACCGGGAGACGTCGGGATCCGCGTTCGACCAGCTCTGGGTCAGCACGCAGATCACCGCTCACCATCAGGCCGCGGCGCTGGTGGCGGCCGAACTCGCCGCCGGCAGCTCCCCCCTGGTTCAGGCGCTGGCCCGAGCTGCCCAGCCGGTCATCGCGGCGCACCACCGCCTGCTGGCCGACGCGGCTCCGGTCGTCGGCACCGTGATCAGCGCCAGCCCGAACGTCCCGCCGCCGGGAACCGTGCCCACCGGCCCGGCGATGCCGACGTCCACCACGGCGCCCTCGCCGGGCTGGCGCGTCCAGTCGCCGACGACCGCACCGCGCGGCTGGACGAACCCGACGCCGGGGTCGACCGACACGACGCTCGGCCCGATCCCGATCCCGGGCGGTCCAGGACCTTCGCTCACCGTCGGCCCGTGACGTCGCCCGCCCGGTGGCCGGGCGCGCCCCGCCCGTGACGTGGGAGTGGCGTGCCCCGCCGATTCGGCCGGGACAGCGCTGACGCACAGTGGACGGGTGGCCGACGATTCCTCGACGAGTGTCGCGGCCACCCCACCGGCGGGCACGCACCGAGCACCGCGGAACTCGATCCGCGGACGCCTCCGGTCGGCCTTCGCGGGCACCCGGGCGCTCCGCGTTCCCGCGTTCCGCGTCCTGTTCGCCGCCCAGGTCGTCTCGTTCGTCGGGACCTGGTCGCAGAACCTCGCGACGTCGCTCCTCGTCCTGCACCTCACCGGCAGCGCCGCGGCGCTCGGGCTGGTCACCGCCATCCAGTTCGCGCCGACGCTGCTGCTCTCCCCGGTCACCGGCCGGGTCCTCGACCGGGTCGACGTCCGCCGCCTCCTGATCGCCACCGCCGCGGCGAGCGCGGCCACCGCCCTGGTGCTCGCGGCACTGACGGCGGTCGATCGCGCGCCGCTCTGGTCGGTCGGGGTCGCGGTCGGGGCGTTGGGGATCGCGCAGGCGTTCGACCGGCCGGGGATCTACACCCTGATCCCCCGGGTCGTGGACGCCGACCACCGACCCAGCGCGATCAGCCTGATCACGATGAGCGGTGCGGCCGCCCGCCTCGCCGGGCCCGCGCTGGCCGGACTGCTCTACGCGACCGTCGGACCGGCCGCCTGCTTCGCCGTCAACGGCGCCTCGTACGTCGTCGTCATCGGCGCATTGGTGGCCGTTCCCCGCCTGCGCGCCGGAGCGGCAGCACCGACCGGTGCAGTGACGCCCGCCGAGCCCGCAGCCGCACCTCCGAAGCCGACCGGACCCGCAGCAGGCGGACTCGGACTGGGTTACGCCTGGCGACACCGTGACCTCCGCGCCGCGCTCCTGGCCAACCTGGCGATCGGCTGCCTCACGTTCAACTTCGGGGTGATGCTCGCGGCCATGGTGACGTTCACCTACCGCGCGGGGTCCGGGACGGTCGGCATCGCCTACTCGACCGACGCGGTCGGCGCGGTCCTCGGAGGGCTGATCGCGGTCGGCGCGGCGGTGACCCGGCGTCGTCTGGCCCTGGCGTGCGCCGCGCTGGGGCTGACGATCGGCGCCGCCGGGCTGGCCCCGAGCCTCACGCTGTTCCTGGCGGCGCTCCCGATCATGGGGGTAGCGATCACGGTCTACCAGTCCACGGTGACCGCGCTGGTCCAGCAGGTGTCCGACCCCGGCATGCTCGGCCGGATGATGTCGCTGCTGACGCTCGGCTGGTTCGGCACGACTCCGGTCGGTGCGCTGCTGATCGGCTGGGTCGCCGACGCGTTCTCGGCCCGCGCGGCGATGGTGGTCGCGGGCGGCACCTGCGTGGTCTGCGCGGTGCTGCTCCTGGCGCCCCGGCGGCGCGCGGGTGCGGTAGGCATGACACCGAGCCGAGAGGAAGGGGCCACGTGAGTCGCTACGTGATCATCGGCGCCGGGGCGATCGGCGCGTCGGTCGCCGCCCAGCTGCGCTCGACCGGAGCCAGCGTCGTGCTGGTCGCCCGAGGAGCGCACGGCGCGGCGATCCAGGCCGACGGCCTGCGCTACGTCCGGCCCGACGGCGAGCACCGGGTCCGCCTTCCGGTCGCCGGATCCGCCGCCGAGCTGGACCTGACCGTCGGCGACGTGCTGATCGTCGCCACCAAGACCCAGGACACCGAAGCGGTTCTCCAGGAGTGGGCCTGGCGGCCGGTCACCGGCGGCAGTACGGCGGCCGAATCGCTGCCGCTGATCAGCCTGCAGAACGGGCTGGAGAACGAGCGCGCGGCCCTGCGGCGGTTCGCCCGGGTGTCCGGAGCCGCGGTCTGGATGCCGAGCAGCTACCTGCGACCGGGTGAGGTGGTGGCGCCCGGCGAGCCCGCGGTGGGCGTGTTCTGGCTGGGCGGCTACCCGGACGGCCTGGATCCGGACGCCGACGCCTGGGCCGCCGACCTGAGGCGGGCGAACTTCGTCGTCCGGCTCGTCGACGACCTGCCGCGCTGGAAGGCAGGCAAGCTGCTGTCCAACCTCGCGAACGCGGTTGATGCCCTCTACGCCGGCCAGGAGCGCACCGGCGCACTCCGGCGCGCATTGCAGGACGAGGGGCGGCGGGTCCTGGAGGCCGCCGGTCACGACCCCGCGGACCTCACCGCCGATCCGGAGGCCGAGCTGAACGGCTTCCGCCTGGCACCGGCCCTGCTGGACCGCTACGGCGGCAGCTCCACCCGACAGAGCCTCGGCC
The Cryptosporangium minutisporangium DNA segment above includes these coding regions:
- a CDS encoding DUF4142 domain-containing protein — its product is MLAGAAAAPASMATEIRGIPIGQIVQIRELVMKTRRRSLTASALAGLVAVVALSATGAVGISVAATADAADRRLNAQDRLFLRVAHQANLAEISAARIALSNASAPVVRDLAHRWIADHTALDRSVTSTAAALDVQLPGPTAEQEELADRYRETSGSAFDQLWVSTQITAHHQAAALVAAELAAGSSPLVQALARAAQPVIAAHHRLLADAAPVVGTVISASPNVPPPGTVPTGPAMPTSTTAPSPGWRVQSPTTAPRGWTNPTPGSTDTTLGPIPIPGGPGPSLTVGP
- a CDS encoding MFS transporter — translated: MADDSSTSVAATPPAGTHRAPRNSIRGRLRSAFAGTRALRVPAFRVLFAAQVVSFVGTWSQNLATSLLVLHLTGSAAALGLVTAIQFAPTLLLSPVTGRVLDRVDVRRLLIATAAASAATALVLAALTAVDRAPLWSVGVAVGALGIAQAFDRPGIYTLIPRVVDADHRPSAISLITMSGAAARLAGPALAGLLYATVGPAACFAVNGASYVVVIGALVAVPRLRAGAAAPTGAVTPAEPAAAPPKPTGPAAGGLGLGYAWRHRDLRAALLANLAIGCLTFNFGVMLAAMVTFTYRAGSGTVGIAYSTDAVGAVLGGLIAVGAAVTRRRLALACAALGLTIGAAGLAPSLTLFLAALPIMGVAITVYQSTVTALVQQVSDPGMLGRMMSLLTLGWFGTTPVGALLIGWVADAFSARAAMVVAGGTCVVCAVLLLAPRRRAGAVGMTPSREEGAT
- a CDS encoding ketopantoate reductase family protein, whose protein sequence is MSRYVIIGAGAIGASVAAQLRSTGASVVLVARGAHGAAIQADGLRYVRPDGEHRVRLPVAGSAAELDLTVGDVLIVATKTQDTEAVLQEWAWRPVTGGSTAAESLPLISLQNGLENERAALRRFARVSGAAVWMPSSYLRPGEVVAPGEPAVGVFWLGGYPDGLDPDADAWAADLRRANFVVRLVDDLPRWKAGKLLSNLANAVDALYAGQERTGALRRALQDEGRRVLEAAGHDPADLTADPEAELNGFRLAPALLDRYGGSSTRQSLGRSAGHTEADYLNGEIVLLGRLHGIPTPLNAAIQAAVAQAARDGVPPGGGDPGVLDALRGAAAEEAR